The Plasmodium cynomolgi strain B DNA, chromosome 13, whole genome shotgun sequence DNA segment tgtgcatgcatacatacgtatgtacattaCGTGTACACCTACGCATGCATACTCACCTGCGCGTTTTCCCCCATCCCTCTTCCATCGACAGGACGGCAAATACGTAATTGCGAAGGAACACCTGGACAAGTACAACGTTAGCAGCGCCACCATAGGGCCAGTGGACGCCCCAGAAAGGGTCAATTCCAACACGGCGGCATttctggaaaaaatgaaagaaactttgcacttaaaaaattttaaggaaaaatttgttgCGTACAAGTGGTGAATGTGCGGAAGCGCGGTTATGAGAACAAGAGGAATTTATATCCCtctaacatatttttttttctcgtttttttaaaaatgtaagtGATGCACAAGTGGTGGGTGGGTGTTCCCCAGTTTCGCACAGAATGATCCCACGTGATCGCATGTGTGATGCGTGAAGCATAGGTGTACCACCCACATGATGCTCTGCATTCCTGTGGaaaccccccaaatggaaaagtcTCAAcatttgtttaaattttgaCACTTATGCGGTATGTAAGAGTTTTATACCCACGAATGCGTTGTTTTGCAGCGTCGGATTAGAATGCCCCAAATGAGGTggatagggaaaaaaaaaaaaaaagctttatAGTTGGATGGGCATAATTTATATAGTCCCTGTtatgcgcttttttttttctctcagcAACAGTGTAAGCTTATGCAGTGGAGTGAATATTCCcctttaataaaataaaaagggatgTATGCTCCTGTGGGGGGTGTCCATTCTAACTTCTTAAAGGGTTCCATACACCCATGTAAGGCTATCACTACGGTGGCTTAAGGTATACCTATGTAACACACAGCGATGGGCCGCAAAACTGCCACTACCTGCGTGGCACGCTTTCTTCACTTTGAGTGAAGATTGGCATTACGATTCACTCCGCTTTGTACTTCGCCCCGCTTTCCTCTTCGCCCCGCTTTCCACTTCACTCCGCTTTTTACTTCACTCCGCTTTCCGCTTCGCCCCGCTTGCCGCCCACATCACAGCTTAAACTTCTTGCTGATGATACCCTCGACGCCGTCCCGCTTTATAACCGCGTACTGCTCGTTGAAAACCTTAGACTTCATCCAGTTGACAATTTGGTACTCGGAAAACTTATTCTGCATGGctgttttcataaaaatttgtagGGGCAGGAAAACATTGTTTGGGTTCAAAATTTCCGTTTCATTTTCGGTTCCCGATTCGGCATCATTTTGGAAGGCCTTGGCAGATGCGTTTTTTAGGTTTTCCCGTTGAATCGTCTGTTGTATGGTTCTTCTAACCAATTCGCAAAGGACTTCATGGCCACCTCTGAAGAGAGCCCGGTACCTAGCGAATTCCTTACTTAACTGTTTGGCCACGGCGAACCTTTGACAGGATACATAAGATTCGAGTAAAGTTGCAATTGCGTAATCTACATCTTTGGAAACAATTTGTTGAGACAACCTCATCTTTGCATTTGCTTCAGCAATACGAATGATACTTTCGATATGTCTTAAGGTTAATGGGTATCCCCCTGATGCGCTAGCCTTTTGTCTAACTCGGCTATAAAAATTGGAAAGTTTTGCACTAATTTCTGCATAGGGCACATCTGACAAGCCCGGCTTACAATTGGTCCTTGCATAGATGATATACTTCTGCAGTAGGTCTTGTGGAATGGGTTCATACGCAGAAGATGAGAcaatcacattttttaaattttcaatcCTTTTCTGATAATTTTGTGTATTCTCCAATTTGGGGTGACTCAACTGATGATTCGTGACAACATACTCGGCCAGGTAAAAATCCTCGTCCACATTTGGAATATCTCTCAAAACGGTAATCAAGTCGAATCTGCTTAAAATGGGGTCTGAGAGATctacattttctttaaatgtCAACGTTGGGTCGTATCTACCATATATCGGATTTGCAGCAGCTATGACGGCGCATCTCGCTCTTAAGGTCGTCACAATACCAGCTTTGGAAATGGAGATGGATTGCTGTTCCATGGCTTCGTGAATACTCACTCTATCCTTATCTGTCATCTTGTCAAACTCGTCAATGATGCAGATTCCTTCGTCCGCCAGGACTAACGCTCCTCCTTCTAATGTCCACTCGTTAGTTGTGTAATCCTTTCTCACTCCAGCAGTTAAACCAACAGCGGAAGCTCCCTTACCAGTTGTGTACACAGTTCTTAGATTGGTCTTATGAACATATTGCAACACTTGTGACTTTCCCAACCCTGGGTCTCCCAAAAGGAGCACATTGATATCTCCTCTGATGGTATGTCCCCCTTTGAAATTGTTTAAAATGTCTTTATTTTGAATTCCAAAGTTGCCGCTGTCAGTACTTTTTGCATTACTTTtgtctccccccttttgaacCCCTCCAAATAATGCATACGCAATTGACGTTTTGATATCTTTGTGTCCCCAAATAGCTGGTGCGATGGAGGTGATAATTCTTTCTCTTATGTTTGGATCTTTGGATAATTTCAAAATGTCCTTAATATCATCTTCTGTCAATTCGCTCAGTTGAATGTCTTCTTTTCTCTCTATATTGTTTGCTTCAATTTCGGTTTGTAAAATGGGGAATCCGTACTTAATGTTCAGTCCTATGTCGTACTTAGTTTTGTATATTCCTAGGACttctacttcttctcctgGTTTCACCTTATCTACTAAGTCCCCTGTGACTACCACTTCCCTTTGTCTGGGGGCCCTACCAGCTGGAACAGAACTGGGTGATTCTTGTAACGTAATTTTCTGAAAATCTGTGTAAGCCGTTTTTACTCTGTCCACTGAGAAGGTAGCCGATTGACAATGTGGGCAGCGCCTAGGAAGTACTGGTTTCTTCCCATCAGCAAAATAAATGGGCACTTCTGATAAGGTAGTGTCACAAGAATTACACTTCAGATACATGACTCTCAGTTTGGGCAATACATAACCCCTCTTTATACACACCCCTGTGACTTTAATTAATGTATTCAACTCGGTGCATCTTAAATTTCTTAACTGAGTAGAATAAGGCCAGTCTTTCAAAACGACTTTACACAATCTTCCTTTGTAAAGCTTTGGTGAAATCCTATAAGCCTCCACCATAAGGCATTCGTGTAGTACTTCTAATATTTGTTCTGGTTTAAATTCGATCCACTGTACCAAATTTTCACAATGGAATTGAATCAGATGTTTCGCTGACACGATTAGGGTATGCTTATCATTTAAAATCAtcttttctattttgtcAATATAATACTGATGAGAGTTGTTCATaccttcctcttcatttcCTTCTGATTGAATGGACTGGTCCAAATTTATGCCCATGGAATCTTTTAAAGAAAACTTATGCAGGAAGTAGCGAAAACAGGTGTCTGCTGCTTGCTGGTATCTTTCATCAAATATGACATCCTTTGGATTTACAGAGAGACATATTTTGGCGCTTTCCAAATTTGATAAATCAGGGATGTCTGTTTCCTCTGCTGAGAGATGCATATTTTCTCTCCTCTTTGCAACTTTTTCTGCAACTTTGTCAAAGAtatcttcctcttcatcatcTCCCTCTAGCTGATCTTCTAatgttttccaaaatttattcttttcgtATTTCCCTTCCTGCTTCCTTTGCATTTGTATATGTCTTTCTGCTGCTCTTCTCGCTTTCAAGTTGTCTTCATAGTCCAGTTCGTCATCAATAAAATCATCATCATACTCGTCATTGTCTAGCCCTAGATTTCGGAgtttttgcatttccttcttttcgtCGTCCACTCCGAATATGAACCCTTCATCCTCTTCAAACAGACTCTCTCCTTCCAGTTCCGCTtgtctttcttcttcgtttaaTCTGCCTTCATCGTCCAACAGGTCTTCTTCGTCAATGTCGTACTTGTTCGACTCTAAgtcttcctccactttttttttgtcctgcggtggggggggaagcaaggTAGGACAGCCAGGAGCCAGTCCCGGGTGGAGTTACATACATGCGGTGTTACATACATGCGGTGTTACATACATGTGGAGTTACATACATGCGGAGCTACATACATGCGGAGCTACATACATGCGAAGTTACAAACATGTGAAGTCACCCCTTGGTGAGGGCCATAAATATGCGAGCAGAGCgaagatgcaaaaaaaaaaaatggtgcactCACACGTGCAATCGTTTGTGTCACTTTCCACGCTTATCAAGCATCTCTTGTATTACCTCCATTGCTGTGTGCAAAAGGGTGGAACGGTTTTTATTTAAAGGGGCACCTCAAATGGGGGTGGGTGCAAAACATCtgctttccttttattcCTGCTCTTGAAAGGTGTACACTCGTAGCATGCGCACCGAACAATTGTCACGTCCTCCAAATTTTAAgcttttcccttcttcagCAGTAATTTATTGTAATTCCCGCTTGCCTAGCAGCTTCGTTGCCTATCCCTGCCACTTTACACTGCTCGATATCAGTTCGTTACGGCTTTATTGGCACTCGGGCATTGCTTTGCACTCGCTCGCTTTTGTGCGCTTAGTGGTGtacatttacaattttgtgtgattcttttttccctcttcccTCCANNNNNNNNNNNNNNNNNNNNNNNNNNNNNNNNNNNNNNNNNNNNNNNNNNNNNNNNNNNNNNNNNNNNNNNNNNNNNNNNNNNNNNNNNNNNNNNNNNNNNNNNNNNNNNNNNNNNNNNNNNNNNNNNNNNNNNNNNNNNNNNNNNNNNNNNNNNNNNNNNNNNNNNNNNNNNNNNNNNNNNNNNNNNNNNNNNNNNNNNATAATCGCTCGGTACCGCCTTGAAGAGCgatttgcaaattttgtgcaaaataaatgtgtaGAGTAATGGATCACAATGAACTGCGCGGATTGCCTCATTAGGGATTATTTACCGATCGTTTTAAGATGAACCTTTTTGCTTTCTCCTCTCCTTTTATAAGCGCacttttgaaatttttttttgctttttttgcgaatttttgaaaacttttttttgctaattttttttctgggaGTATACCAAAAATAATCACCCGTGCTAAGGCAAAGAAATGCGAGTGTCTTAAGATGAGCTGCTGATATTGCACATACGGTTCGCCCCTTCGATCTCAATTTTGTTGGAGAGAAATCCCAATTGGCAGCACACCTCGCTCCCAAGCaggtacatacgtacgtgcgtGCCGCTGTGTTCGGGAAAATGGACTTTACACGTTTTTATCGCGGCCTTAGCTGCAGGAAAGCGCGAACGAACGAgaggaaaagagaaaaaccaGTTTGACCAATTTAGTAgcgcatacatacgtatgctTTCTcctttgggggaaaaaaataacctgAAGAGTCACTTCCTTTTGGCGCACTTCCCATCGCtttgttattttctcccGCGGGGGTATTCGAAAAAGCgccaaaattttgaaaagtgcaattttttgcaatccGCAATGGGTAAATTTattcgtaaaaaatgtaaaaggggGGTACACACATTTTGCAGGTAAATAATCATACACATGTGCTGctcgctttttttattttcctgaCCCAAGGGGAGGGGGCATAGGAAGGCGCAAGAAAgcttaaaaatgggagaaaaacgTAAGTGCGCAtaaggaaaaatgggaatactCATGTGGGCAGGGAAAACATGGGAAATACTTACGCGAGCATAGGAAAGCATCCTGAGCAaccacataaaaaaaaaaacacttcgGGTGAATAAGAAACTTGGCAACGTGGCACATGTAATTCATTAAAAggcaattgaaaaaaaagatacttTAATTcaaatgatttaaaaaacagaaaaaaaaattttttaaattaatggaaaaaataatagcaattttgtgggagaaaaaaattaacaaccTTTTACAGGAACAACTTAAACAATTAAAGGACACTTAATTAAGTCATTTTCGTGTAAAgggtttctccttttcgtggCGACTTCGATTTTTACATCAGTTTGAAACAATTCGCGTACAACGCGTGGCCAATACGGAGCCAATTCGCGGCGAGTTTTCTGCTGGGTCCACTTGCTCGCATGACATTACTTTAAGCATTGTCCATTTAGTTCCACTGCTTGCTGCCGATAACTGcgcgcaaaaataaaaacgaaaaaatgaaaaatcaaTAGATTTcagcatattttaaatgacgCTTTATCACGCTTTATAAAACtttgtcacattttttcacgACTCTGTTATGTACTATGAGGGAAATGGCATGGTGGGCCCCTTTTGTCACTCTCATGTGCTTATCTACCTGAACAGTTAATGCAAAGTTGGCAAAGGACGTTGTGATCCCCAACAAGCAGATACACCTTGTCCATCATGTGCCtgacaaaaggggggtaatttttaaaatggcgCCATGTAGgtgcaaaggaagaaaaaaaaaatagcaatatAAATTGCAACAAATTCATATGGATCGAAATGAATTTCCCTACCATCCGCAACTGCCCGTGCTGAAAATTCGTGGTTCcagttttaattttatgttatccGATATGTTGCAAAGTAGAGACTCGGCATTGTCTAGGAAGTAATCCTTCGTCATCACGTTGGCTGGTTGCAAGGGGAAAGGGAAGGGAGGCAAACGTGCCCAAAGGAGTGTACAtgtacgtatacatatatgtatatatggtGCTCTCAAAATTTGCACTACGAatttgaagcaaaaaaaaaaaaacgtcagTCTATCCCCAACTGGGAGGAAAGGAGGAGCAAACTTTCGTTTAACATTTAAGAACATTGAGCTAAAATCAATTGGTGCCAATTCAGTACCTTGTTTCTTCCTAGCAGAAAGGGgctcgtcattttttttcctctttttcgaTGAACTTCTATCATTGCTATCTGATTGCTCACTAGATGATTTATCATCATTCAAGTTTTCCGTTTTAACAATGTCTTCCTTCGTCTTGTTCTACAAAAAGTGTTCGTGGGTTCAAAAATAGGTAGgcagttttttatttctttaaatgGTACACAATGAGCGAGATATAATGCGGTGGTGGAGGTGCACACAAATGATACGATATTCAGGCTCACTAAAAATGCCATGTGTAAGAAGTTTTCGAGGTGCCTGTTCAGACTTACCTGGCTATTGCGCCTTTTCCTCGAATTGCagttttccccattttgatccGCTTTGTCATTCGTTTCTACGCTGTGCGCGTTTGCATCCTTAGCGCGcaactcttcattttttttcctattttcctcttccaGGAGGTTTGTCAATACCTTGGCAACAATGTCATTaatctcttttttcctttcgtacAGGGAATTTTCCTCCAAGTTAAAAATCTCTTCTAGCTTTTTTCGGACGTATCTTCTGCTTATTTGGGTAGCCGATTCTATCGAAACGAAGGATCTGCAAAAGGCGGGGGTGgggaattttatttctccaaaaatgtaaagaagtAAACGAAGACACTGTTGCAGTTTTGTGCATctgtgtggaaaaaaaaaaaaaaacttccacGTAAAGACAAAACAAGAACAGGTGTGATCCTTCATTTGGAGTGAACAGAAGAATGTCTTTCctattctcattttttatattacctTGTCGCCTTTTCCAGCTCCTCCGCAGATATGTCTTCAAcacccattttgaaaaaatttaaccaaatgaccccccaaaaaaaaaaaaaacggagaaatttttaaccttttacacaatattaaaaatgttttacgTATGTAGGCATGCGAAAATGATGCTGTTCCAATGCGATATCTCACAACTGaattgaataattttaaattattcaacttaaataaatatgaggAAAGATATGGCATATGCGAAcaggcaaaaataaaacaataaaaaaaaaaataaaaaaaaatgatagcaTATATTAcgaacatttaaaaatacagaaaaaaaaaaaaaaaaaaNNNNNNNNNNtagcttttaaaaataagtgGAACGATCGGAAAGGGCATCAATTCGGAAGAAAAATGGTTGCTTCGTACAGGATGGGAAAATTTTGAGAGCGCATAAGAGGAAAATGGATTTCGTTCACTTGGCCTGAGTCAGTAACGTGattgttttttctgtttatcGCGTTTCTCGCATTTATTGCGTCCGCGCTTGGCCTCCTTCCCTGTGGTGTACAGATGCTTATTCGATGCCGCACAATCGCGTGGTACGCCGTTTCAGCTAAAATTGACGTACTTGTAAAGCCACTTAaattcagttttttttctcccgcGCTTGGTCATTCgttaaatatatgttcataaaaataagggtgataaaattaaggaaaacTCATGCCAAgcttaaaaatattccttcGTCAAGGAGTTTCCAACTAAGGTTTTTAGCAATTCGAAACTTTTTCACAAGGGAACAATCTAACATTTGGTATacgcaaaaggaagagaagagATGACTTTTCTTTAAAGGGGCGAATTGGGTGGTATATTATGTGTACGGTcattttatgcatttttaaaaataaatgtgaaaTGCTGCAAACTGTAATTTTGGTGCATTCCCATGTGTAGTGTACATGCTTATGGGCATCATCTTACATTAATGTAACGTCACAGCGCAAGGAaggattccccttttttttttattttttattggcACACGTTGTATATAAAAGTTATTACCAcggatgaacaaaaaaaaaagaaaaaaaaaacggatgcacatttttaaagttgTCAGTCCAACGGAAGTGTGTAAAAGATTAATAACAATCTTGttgtgttttatttattcattttttttttccccgagTGTAATAACGTGGAGGGAAAAAGTtcttaagagaaaaaaaaaaaaaaaaaaaacacccttAAAGCGTACAGTACAcatatctccattttgcatttaacCTTATGGGAtcaatttttacacatgAGGAGAATGTCAAATGAGTCaactatataaatatgtaccaTGTAAcatatgattaaaaaaacCGCAACGTGTTTCGCACACCTTTTCTTATGCGTGTTTTGTTTAGTAGAGAATTAAATGTACGCGCGgtaagaaaatatttacacacgctccttccatttttcacttttctaAAATGGTCCTTTTGATGCAAAACACCATTGTTGAGGAGAAATGCGCTAACAGTTAAGTAGAAgtgttatccttttttttttttgtggactGTTAACAATCAATAAAGTGCGCCTCCAAATTtggcaagaaaaaatgtagcaatagaaaaaatgtatttaaaaaaataccaagTATGGATAATCAGGCAAGTGTGCCACGATTCATGCAGAACGATACGCTACCCCCCCCGTTTTTACACCCATTGTAGGGACAACTGCCATGTCAACCTGCGTGGAGCTCTTTTTTATGCgcttttgcgttttttaaaattatgacCTAAGGCTTtatttgtgcatataaattttgtaattattgtCTTTCACGAGTGTGTAATTGAGGAACTGCCTAacatttgataatttttttttacacattaaAGAGAGGGGACGTGGCTCAGTCCTCGCTTGTGGGGGAGATTTAGTCGATGGTTTTGCATTTCTCTCCTACACTCTTACGCATTTGCGCTTTTAAGTTTTgcactttttcgttttgcactttttcgttatacaatttttcttttttttgcgcgtgtacctttttcccctttgagaAATGTAATATctcagctagccaaaatgttCCACTACTGCACATTacatttcgcaaaaaaaaaaaaaaattgcacttaATATGCTGTGaatgtatatgtgcacgtGAAGAAATAAGCCGAAGCTTTGccacgcctttttttttttttctttcctttggggagaaaaaatggcaaaagaAGAATAGCAAAAAGGGGCGATAAATAACCCGAAGCAAACGTCACACATCACTGCGCGCAAGGATTAATGCGAGCATACAAtgccctatttttttttgagcataaaagaaaagaattcaTACATTTGAGTACGTAGTCATCGAAAATTTTAGGCACACAATAGTGAAGCCTACGTGGATGGAAGAATTTAAAAGcatatcctttttttgtttttatttacacacaAAATTGCTTGTCTACAccttttgaaatttttttaaaaggccaaaaagtaaaattggGACTGACACATACCCTCTTGCACATCgaggggataaaaaaaaaggtaattttAAACAAGCTCACAGAGATACACGTGTCAATTTAACGCGCTTAGGGCACTTGATAAAGGTGAACGTTACGGGTGAGACTGACGAGTCACCACTAAACATAGAGCGCTTAAAGTCTTATgcgaaaaatggaaacagcGTGTACGTATTTGCCACACCGGAAATGCAAGcagttaatttttccttgtaACGTTAGCAGTtggaagcattttttttttttatcatcgcATAGGAAAGCACATGTttgcaataatttttaacaaacatcaaaataatgtgcaatccgttttttttttttttttttttttttttacagtgACAATTAAGCTGCTACAGTAGGAACAATGCAAGTGTACTTTTGCTGTGAGACGAACGAGAAAAGGCAAAGTGTAATGCGGTTTAAACAATACGCACTGGGAATGGTGCGCTGGGCAGCTCGCACAACTACAGCGGACAgtgttcaccatttttaaaCTGCTCCTTTGGTCAACTGTAAAACTGttgcaaaggggaaggaacgCAGAAAAACGAGCGAACAAGTGAAACCACGTAATTTGTGGAGTGATGTGTGCATATGACACAGGTACCTCCCCGCGTTCGTTTTGGAATCATCCTGTTTGCACATGGTGTACCACGTATAACATTACCCGTGGCACTACTTCCTAAAGAACGCGTGTAACATTTTATGCAGCTCTTGGAAGAAGAGCGCAAATGCGTTTCATTAGCAATAATGTAACGCAGGTTGTAACGCTTTGCGGTGTGCGCATCGATGAGCGAAATAGCGTTTTGGAGAAggcggggggggagaggcaacGTTGAACGGCAAATCCGAGCGGCGTAAGTGAACCGCAAATCCGAGCGGCGAAAGTGAACCGCAAATCCGAGCGGCGAAAGTGAACCGCAAATCCGAGCGGCGAAAGTGAACCGCAAAACTGAGCCACaaacaggtaaaaaaaaaaagtgcccaAATGTGGCAAAAAGCACAAAGAACAAAGTAAGCACAAAGTAAGCACATAATAGGCGCATAATAACCGCACAAAGCGAAAAAGGGTGTAGAGTCTAAACACGGTTTAATTTTGCCAAACACTTACACGCGTAGACAAACGCGACTTGCAGAAAATCTAATCCTACTCTTACATAACCATTCGCCCTCTTcaaattgttaaaattagCAGTAATGCTTAATTTGTGACTTCAAAGCATTTTTAAGGCAACATGGAAATGCTTAAACATCCACTTTAAGCATTTAAATCcgtttcttttcatttttttttaacatttcatcacttttttgaaatgcttttttcactattattttattttattttttttttttcgtagcccttttttttcataacccttctttttctttgcccaaaatttcttccccttttttttcttaacactttttttttttttttaaataattacgcCTTTTGTGAGTACTTTTGCATTATATTCTTTACCTCATAAAAGAACTATATGATGCGTGAGAATGtaatgaatataatttttcttccttcatttttatgccaAAAGTGAGCATATTTACATacgcgcatatgtatacgtgtACGCAGCATATgcataataacatatatatacgtatataatgccatatatatatgtacgcatgATACGTATTTATGCAAACACCCCACCCCCATATGCAATCAGTACAATTTTGCATACTCGTATGATGCAACGTATGATGTAGCATATGATGTAGCATATGATGGATGCAGCACATTTTATGCC contains these protein-coding regions:
- a CDS encoding hypothetical protein (putative) — protein: MGVEDISAEELEKATRSFVSIESATQISRRYVRKKLEEIFNLEENSLYERKKEINDIVAKVLTNLLEEENRKKNEELRAKDANAHSVETNDKADQNGENCNSRKRRNSQNKTKEDIVKTENLNDDKSSSEQSDSNDRSSSKKRKKNDEPLSARKKQANVMTKDYFLDNAESLLCNISDNIKLKLEPRIFSTGSCGW
- a CDS encoding DNA replication licensing factor MCM2 (putative), which translates into the protein MEDKKKVEEDLESNKYDIDEEDLLDDEGRLNEEERQAELEGESLFEEDEGFIFGVDDEKKEMQKLRNLGLDNDEYDDDFIDDELDYEDNLKARRAAERHIQMQRKQEGKYEKNKFWKTLEDQLEGDDEEEDIFDKVAEKVAKRRENMHLSAEETDIPDLSNLESAKICLSVNPKDVIFDERYQQAADTCFRYFLHKFSLKDSMGINLDQSIQSEGNEEEGMNNSHQYYIDKIEKMILNDKHTLIVSAKHLIQFHCENLVQWIEFKPEQILEVLHECLMVEAYRISPKLYKGRLCKVVLKDWPYSTQLRNLRCTELNTLIKVTGVCIKRGYVLPKLRVMYLKCNSCDTTLSEVPIYFADGKKPVLPRRCPHCQSATFSVDRVKTAYTDFQKITLQESPSSVPAGRAPRQREVVVTGDLVDKVKPGEEVEVLGIYKTKYDIGLNIKYGFPILQTEIEANNIERKEDIQLSELTEDDIKDILKLSKDPNIRERIITSIAPAIWGHKDIKTSIAYALFGGVQKGGDKSNAKSTDSGNFGIQNKDILNNFKGGHTIRGDINVLLLGDPGLGKSQVLQYVHKTNLRTVYTTGKGASAVGLTAGVRKDYTTNEWTLEGGALVLADEGICIIDEFDKMTDKDRVSIHEAMEQQSISISKAGIVTTLRARCAVIAAANPIYGRYDPTLTFKENVDLSDPILSRFDLITVLRDIPNVDEDFYLAEYVVTNHQLSHPKLENTQNYQKRIENLKNVIVSSSAYEPIPQDLLQKYIIYARTNCKPGLSDVPYAEISAKLSNFYSRVRQKASASGGYPLTLRHIESIIRIAEANAKMRLSQQIVSKDVDYAIATLLESYVSCQRFAVAKQLSKEFARYRALFRGGHEVLCELVRRTIQQTIQRENLKNASAKAFQNDAESGTENETEILNPNNVFLPLQIFMKTAMQNKFSEYQIVNWMKSKVFNEQYAVIKRDGVEGIISKKFKL
- a CDS encoding hypothetical protein (putative); translation: MDCSRTPDPTACAKEFFLFRECNRPDGPHMLIEEHLDKYNVSSATIGPVDAPERVNSNTAAFLEKMKETLHLKNFKEKFVAYKW